The Fragaria vesca subsp. vesca linkage group LG2, FraVesHawaii_1.0, whole genome shotgun sequence genome includes a window with the following:
- the LOC101314826 gene encoding uncharacterized protein LOC101314826 — MVVPRTRGGSDDGAKNGTAAVSDYEKIREQRIKENRARMQNMGIFDLSRQIHSFKPNPPKRPRRTNPPSDQPKAQFPTRRSSRLQNVAPVNYDQTVRKVSHEPKARRVRRDRSENVGNPNRKRRFSDSDSETDDSSSDSGSDLELDSDSDSEVKVRVRIASSGSPPRRSSRLRDVAPVSYVETTPKKEREPSDSESAEGESLVDDCGKDDGVKDETCHQCSIPVKGFPEHQGKQLQF, encoded by the exons ATGGTGGTCCCCAGAACCAGAGGCGGATCAGACGACGGCGCCAAGAATGGAACCGCAGCGGTCTCCGACTACGAGAAAATCAGAGAGCAGAGGATCAAAGAGAACCGGGCGAGAATGCAGAACATGGGCATTTTCGACCTTTCGCGCCAGATCCACTCCTTCAAACCTAACCCTCCCAAACGCCCTCGCCGGACTAATCCTCCTTCTGATCAGCCCAAAGCCCAATTCCCCACACGGCGCTCTTCTAG GTTGCAGAATGTGGCTCCTGTAAACTATGATCAAACCGTAAGGAAGGTCTCACATGAACCAAAAGCAAGAAGAGTGAGGAGGGACCGTTCTGAAAATGTGGGAAATCCCAATAGGAAGAGAAGGTTCTCTGACTCTGATTCTGAAACTGATGACTCATCATCAGACTCAGGCTCAGACTTGGAGTTGGACTCTGACTCTGACTCTGAGGTGAAAGTTCGCGTACGAATTGCGAGTTCTGGGTCTCCACCGAGGCGCTCTTCTAG GTTGAGAGATGTGGCTCCGGTGAGTTATGTGGAAACTACTCCCAAAAAGGAGAGGGAGCCCTCAGACTCAGAGAGTGCCGAGGGAGAGTCCTTGGTGGATGACTGTGGAAAAGATGATGGGGTGAAGGATGAAACTTGTCACCAATGCAG TATTCCTGTAAAAGGTTTCCCTGAGCACCAGGGAAAGCAACTTCAATTCTGA
- the LOC101301156 gene encoding uncharacterized protein LOC101301156 → MRYGEIVIEAKQNPDWVCPVCRGICNCSVCLKRKTQDLMHDDINKEMEEGYLMGKYVNFLGSEHVPAEDVGKLHAATIACDVDGETKKDPKMSMRMSGTLVGGEDIGKLDAGGDVDGESYEEPRRSTRMSIAHVVAEDLGNLEAAGDVVDGETIKEPRRSTRMRRN, encoded by the exons ATGAG ATATGGAGAGATTGTGATTGAAGCCAAACAAAATCCTGATTGGGTGTGCCCTGTTTGTCGAGGTATCTGTAACTGCAGTGTCTGCTTGAAGAGGAAG ACACAGGATTTAATGCATGATGATATCAACAAAGAAATGGAGGAGGGATACCTCATGGGGAAATATGTGAATTTCTTGGGTAGTGAGCATGTTCCTGCAGAAGACGTGGGCAAGCTACATGCTGCTACTATTGCTTGTGATGTTGATGGGGAGACAAAGAAAGATCCAAAAATGAGTATGAGGATGAGTGGTACACTTGTTGGTGGAGAAGACATAGGCAAGCTAGATGCTGGTGGTGATGTTGATGGTGAATCATATGAGGAACCAAGAAGGAGCACAAGGATGAGTATTGCACATGTTGTTGCAGAAGACCTGGGTAACCTAGAAGCTGCTGGTGATGTTGTTGATGGTGAGACGATAAAGGAACCAAGAAGGAGCACAAGGATGAGGAGGAACTAA
- the LOC101301448 gene encoding uncharacterized protein LOC101301448, whose product MGTKSKSKRKMMIVIMVLLVTMMMMMMFVADAGSDTNGVFDPCSDATIQRWDGFTFGLAFSTKDSFFSNQTQLSPCDKRLSLSTAQLALFRPKVDEISLLSINSSNFNPARAGGYMVAFAGRKYAARSPPILVADDSNTITSFTLVLEFDRGILQNLYWKKFGCKACSGDYSVCLNGEDCAVPNSKCKSNGGSFDCNLSIQLTFSGTDKHLQVLNSWYEVKKLQSYSLYSLFKDFLI is encoded by the exons ATGGGGACGAAATCGAAATCGAAGAGGAAGATGATGATCGTGATCATGGTGTTGTTGGTTACGATGATGATGATGATGATGTTTGTTGCGGATGCTGGAAGTGATACAAATGGTGTGTTTGATCCTTGCTCAGATGCAACAATCCAAAGATGGGACGGTTTTACATTTGGTCTTGCGTTTTCAACCAAAGACTCGTTCTTTTCCAATCAGACTCAACTTTCGCCCTGTGATAAGCGTCTATCTCTCTCAACTGCACAACTTGCTCTCTTTCGACCCAAAGTCGATGAGATCTCTCTCCTTTCCATCAACAGTAGCAACTTCAATCCG GCCAGGGCAGGCGGGTACATGGTGGCATTTGCTGGACGCAAGTATGCAGCAAGATCACCCCCAATATTGGTTGCTGATGACTCGAATACCATAACTAGTTTCACCTTG GTACTTGAATTCGACAGGGGTATTCTTCAAAACTTGTACTGGAAGAAATTTGGGTGCAAAGCATGCTCTGGGGATTACTCTGTCTGCCTTAATGGTGAGGACTGTGCTGTACCAAATTCAAAATGCAAAAGCAATGGTGGGAGTTTTGACTGCAATCTGAGCATACAGTTAACCTTCTCAGGAACAGACAAACATCTTCAAGTTCTTAACTCATGGTATGAGGTGAAAAAATTACAAAGTTACTCGCTCTACAGCCTATTCAAGGATTTTCTGATATGA